Genomic DNA from Phaeobacter porticola:
CGGCGAGCGCGCCCAAGAATGGCCCGCCAAGGCCGATCATCAGGCCGGTGATGGTCAGGCACATCGACCAGACGGTCTGCGCCTGTGCCTTTGCCGCCTCATCCGCGAGCCCTTGGGTTAGGTAATAATCGGCGGCAACCGCAGCAAAGAAGGGCGCAAAGACAAAGGTCACCAGCAGGGTGTGATAGGGCTGACTGGCCCAATCAAAGGCCCACCAGCCCCAGATGCGCTTGCGCATGGAAATCTGCGTCATGCCTCGTCTTCCCTCGCCCGATGCCTGTCGTGGTCTTTTGTCATTACCTTTCGGTATGACAGGCCGGTGTGGGGTTAGGCAAGCGTGTCCTGAGCAGCGGATGCATCAGGAGCCACTGTTTCTGTCGGCATCATCGGCGGCCAGGGGCGGCCTGCGTCGGCCTCGCACCAGGCCTTGATCCAATCGGGCATCTGTGGCGCGGCGCTGTCGGTGCGGCCGATGGTTTTCAGCACCTCCTGCGGCGAGACGATCCCCTTGGCGTCGGTGATCGCGGTGCGCAGCATTACGTGGCTGGCGCAGTCGCCGTTGGATTTCCACATGGATTGTTCGAGGTAGATGAAGCGATCGTCCCAGGCCACCGCGCGGCTGCGCATCTCAAACCGTTCAAACCCGCGAATACGGCGACGGAACCGCACGGTGGTGCCCGCAACGGTCATGCCCCAGCGACGGCTGCGCAAAGCGCCGATCAGGCCGACACGCTGCGCCAGCATGGTGCGGCCCAGATCATACAGCGTCATGGCGCGGCCGTTGTTCAGCTCCATCCAGATGTCCAGATCCCAGGGCCAGCAAATGTGGCGCGAGACATGGGTTTCGGTCAGATCCAGCGGCGGCATCCGGCGGGCAACCAGCAGATCCTTGATCAGGCGGACGATGGGAAACATGGGCGCGCTCTCCTGTGTGATGTGCCCGTGTTGCCATGTGTTTACAGCACGTCAACCGCAACCTCGCGGCAGTCTTGCGATTTTGCGCGGGCGCGCTTACCTGTGAACAAGCTCCAAAAAGGGAAAATCAAGAGATGCTGTCGCTGTTTCAAATTCTGATGCTGATCCTAGACATCGTCTGGTTCTTTATCATCGCCCATGTGATCATGAGCTGGTTGATCAATTTCCAGGTTCTGAACCTCAATCAACAGTTTGTGTCACAGGTTTGGTACGGCCTGAACCGCTTGTTAGAGCCGCTTTATGCGCCGGTTCGTCGCATTCTTCCCAATATGCAGGGGCTGGATCTGGCGCCGTTGGTGGTGCTGATCGCGGTTTACGCGTTGCGGATCATTCTGGCCAACAATATCGCGATGTTCTACTGATTGCAGGATGGCTTCTGCCGTTTTGATTGACCGCCGGGGCCATGGCTTGCGGCGGTCTTTTTCTACGCGCTACCCCATTGCGAGGGGCGCTGACCCTTGCCGCCTGAATCCGGTTGTGGGATTGTGATTGCCAAGACGAGCAGATCACCAAAAACGAGGCCCACCGCCCCCATGTCCGCAGTTTCGCCGGAAATGACCGCCCCCAGTGGTGCGACGTCACCTGCTGCGTCCGCAACCGGTGCAACACCGCTGTTGCGCGAGATCTTCGGCTTTGACGGGTTTCGACCCGGTCAGGAAGAGATCGTTGATGCGGTGACAGCTGGCGAGAATGTTCTGGCGATCATGCCAACCGGCGGCGGCAAATCCCTGTGTTTCCAACTGCCCGCGCTGCTGCGCGAAGGGATTACAGTGGTAATCTCGCCATTGATTGCGCTGATGCGGGATCAGGTGCGGGCGTTGCAGGAGGTCGGCGTGACTGCCGGGGCGCTGACCTCCGGCAATACCGACGAAGAAACCGAAGCGGTCTGGCAGTCGATTGAGGAGGGGCGGCTGAAGCTACTGTATATGGCGCCGGAGCGTCTGGCCTCGGGTGCGGCGATGGGCATGCTGCGGCGGATTGGTGTCAGTCTCATTGCCGTAGATGAAGCGCATTGCGTCAGCCAGTGGGGCCATGATTTCCGCCCGGATTACCTGCGCATCGGTGAGTTGCGGCGGGCATTGGACGTGCCTCTGGCGGCCTTTACCGCGACAGCAGATCAGGAAACCCGCGAAGAGATTGTCGAGAAGCTGTTTGATGGCGAGGCGCCGCGCAGTTTTCTGCGGGGCTTTGACCGTCCCAATATCCATCTTGCCTTTGCCACCAAAGACAGCCCGCGCCGCCAGATTCTGGAATTTGCTGCCGCTCGCAAGGGGCAATCCGGCATCGTCTATTGCGGCACTCGTGCCAAGACCGAGGCATTGGCGGCGGGGCTGCGCGAGGCGGGCCACGCGGCCTGTTATTACCATGGCGGCATGGACGCCGAAGATCGGCGCGGGGTGGAAACACGGTTTGCCCGTGAGGACGGGCTGATTGTTGTGGCGACAGTGGCCTTTGGCATGGGCATCGACAAGCCCGACATTCGCTGGGTCGCCCATGCAGATCTGCCCAAATCCATCGAAGCCTATTATCAGGAAATTGGCCGTGGTGGCCGCGATGGCGCGCCTGCTGAGACACTGACCCTGTTCGGGCCGGAGGATATTCGCCTGCGCCGCAGTCAGATTGACGAAGGGCTGGCGCCTGCGGAGCGGCGTGGCGCGGATCATGCGCGGCTGAATGCGCTGTTGGGGCTGGCTGAGGCGCTGAAATGTCGGCGGCAAACCCTGCTGGCCTATTTCGGTGAGGCGGCTGAGCCCTGCGGCAACTGTGATCTCTGTGATCAGCCCGTGGATGTGTTCGACGGCACCACTGCGGTGCGCAAGGCGTTGTCGGCGATCTTGCGGACGAATGAGACTTATGGATCAGGACATCTGATCGACATTCTGGTGGGCAATATCACCGACCGGGTGCGCGACAAGCGGCATGACGACCTGTCGGTTTTCGCCTGTGGCAAGGAATACGGCAAACGGCAGTGGCAGGCGGTGTTCCGGCAGATGATGGGCCATGATCTGGTGCGCCCGGATCCCGAACGCCATGGCGCTTTGCGGATGACCGAGGCGGCGCTGCCGGTTCTGCGCGGCGAACAGGACATTGCCCTGCGTCGCGACACCATCAGCTCAGCCAAGCGCAGCCCCGCCGTGAAGGCGCTGGTGTCGGATGAGGACGCGCCGCTGCTGTCGGCACTGAAAGCCAAGCGGCGCGCGCTGGCGGAGGCGCAGAAAGTACCGGCCTATGTCATTTTCCCGGATCGAACCCTGATCGAGATGGCCGAAACCCGCCCCAGCTCGCTGGACCAGATGGCGCGGATTGGTGGGGTCGGGGCGAAGAAGCTGGAACGCTATGGCAGCGCATTCCTGTCGGTGATCACTGGCGAGAGTGAGGCGTTGCACCCTATGCGGCGCAAATTGGCCGGGCGTTATGCCGGGTCGCTTTATGATGCGCTGTTGGAAACGCAAACCCAATTGGCGCGCGGCAGCGATGGCACAGAAAAGCCACTAAGTTGTTCTGCGGCACAATTGGCCAAGCTGGCGCAGATGCGCCCGCAGGACGAAATGGCGATCACAAGACTGTTAGGGGAGCGCCGCGCGGAACGTTTTGCGGCGGCGTTTCTGGACGTCTTGCGCGGCGCGGGCTAGGTCTTGCCAAGAACCAAACGGGGGCAGAGTATGCTGGTAGTGACTTCTCCGGCCAAAAAGCTGGACTGGAGCGAGCGCGACGTTGAGATGACATGGCCCGCCATGCATGACGCCGCGACGGAATTGGCATCAGTGGCACGCGATCTGTCGGTCGCCGATCTGATGAAGCTGATGCATATCAGCGAGGATCTGGCCAGGCTGAACCACGAGCGGTTTCAGAATTTCGCGGCTGATCCGGGCAGCGATGATATACGTCCCGCCGCACTGGCCTTTGCGGGTGATACCTATCAGGGGTTGGAAGCGGGTTCGCTGGACGCGGATGAGATGAGTTGGGCCCAAGATCATTTCCGCATTCTGTCGGGCCTATACGGGTCGTTGCGCCCGCTGGATGCGATGCAGGCCTATCGGCTGGAAATGGGATCGAGGCTGAAGACGCCACGCGGTAAGTCGCTGTATGAATTCTGGGGTCGTGAGATTTCTGATGCATTGAATGCTCAGGCTGACGTCGTGGATGCAAAGGTTCTCGTAAATTGTGCGAGCCAGGAGTATTTTGGCGCGGTAGACCAGACCGCGTTGAAGCTGCGGGTGGTGACGCCGGTGTTTATGGAAGACAAAAACGGCACACCGAAGGTGGTGAGCTTTTATGCCAAACGGGCACGGGGGGCGATGACCCGCTATATCATCCAGAACCGCTTAAACGATCCGGCTGCGTTAGAGATGTTTGACAGCGGTGGGTATCACCATATGCCGGAGCTGTCGAAGCCGGACCAGCCGGTGTTTCTGCGCGCGGGCTGACCGGTGGCAAAAAGATCAGGCTGCGCCTGTCTGGTTCAGATCTTCGGGGACGAGCGGCGCGGCCTCTGCGGGCAAATAGGCATGCAGGCGTTCAAGGATCAGCGCCTTGCGCAGCGGTTTGGTCAGATAATGATCGAGCCCTGCGGCCAGAATGCCTTCTGAATCGCCCGTCATGGCGTGGGCCGTCAGCGCGACAATGGGCACATAGGTGCCGGTTCCATGTTCCAGGGCACGGATTTTCTGTGTCGCTTCTTTGCCATCCATCAGTGGCATGGAGATGTCCATGAAGATCAGGTCAGGCTGGAAAGACTGATAGGACTCCACTGCCTCGATACCGTTGTTGGCAAATTGAAGGTCGATATTGAGATCCTTCACCATCTTGCGAAAGACAAGCTGGTTGGTGCGATTGTCTTCGGCCGCCAGCACACGCATCAATCGCTGGACGGGGACAGTGGTGACCGGCGGCAGAGAAACAGCCGTTATCGTCGCTGTCGCTGTCTGGGCGGGTTCTGGAGTTTGCGGTTCCGCGGGCATGGGCGGGCTGGATACAGCACCGCCAATTGGCAGGTCCATCAGCCGTTGGAACAACTCGTCTCTCTGGATCGGTTTTAGCAAAACGCTGTCGGTGACCGATTGCACATCTGAATTTCTTGGTGCGGTTGGGTCGTTGCTGAGCATCAGGATTGGCACCTTGGCGAAGGGGCCAGAACGTAGTTTCTTCGCCAGTTGCACCCCCTCTTGATCAGGCAATTTTTCGTCACAAACCACCAGATCGACATCGCCGGGCATGCCTGCAATCGCGGCCGCACCGCTGTCAAACACGGTGACTTCTAGCCCAAGCGTTGCCAGCTGCTTGCTCAGGACATCGCGCATCACAGATTGGGAATCAATCACCACAACCTGACATAGCCCTTTGGGCAGCGCTGGAATGCTGGTTGCTGCCCCTTGCGCCACCGGGAGTTCTACACGGAAGCCGAAGCAGGAGCCTTTGCCCTCTTGGCTTTCGACCCAGATTTCGCCGCCCATCAGTTCAATCAGGCGTTTGGAGATCGCAAGGCCAAGCCCGGTGCCCTCGAACTGGCGATTGCGCTCGTCTTCGACCTGATTGAATTCGCCAAAGATGTCTTGGGCTTTGTCTTCGGGGATGCCGATGCCGGTATCCTCGATCGTGACATGGATCGAGCAGATCTTGGTATCGGCATTCGAAATGCCGGTGATTTGCAGCGCCACATGACCGGAAGAGGTGAATTTCACCGCGTTGCCCACCAGATTGGTCAGGACCTGGCGAATGCGCCCCGGATCGCCGACAAAACTGGTGGGAAGGAACAGGTCATAATCCAAGAGCAGGGTCAGCCCCTTGTCACGCGCGGTGGGTTGAAGCAGCATCAGCACCTCATGGACGCTGCGCTCCAGATCAAAGGGCTGGGTATGCAGCTCCAGTTTCTGCGCCTCGATTTTCGAATAATCCAAAACGTCATTGATGATGACCAGCAAGGCCTCGCCAGAGTTTTTGATCGTGTTTGCATACAGCTGCTGTTCTTCGCTGAGATTGGTATCGCTGAGCAGCTCGGCCATGCCGACCACGCCATTCATCGGCGTGCGGATTTCGTGGGACATATTTGCCAGGAAGGCAGATTTTGCACGGTTCGCGGCCTCGGCGCGTTCACGGGCGGCTTGCAGCTCTTCCTCGTATTGCACGGTAGACGTGATATCGAGCGCAAGGCTGACCATATCGCCGCCATGCCCGCGCTGGTCGAGCAGCCGCAGATAGCGATCATCCCACATGCGCACCACCACCGGTTCGGGCGAAGGCGAGAGCCAGCGGTCGGCCATCTGGGCACGCCAGTGGTCGGGATCTTGTTCTTCGGTATTGACCAGCCCTTCGTCGGTGAGCACCTGGAGCATCCGCACATAGGATACGCCGGGCGTGATTTCATCCAAGCCGTCGAAGAGGTTCAGATAGGCGGTGTTGGCGCCGATCAGCTTGCTGTCAGCATCAAAGAACGCAAACCCATCCTGAAACGCCTGGATCGAGTGCCAGAGGCGACGCTCAGCCCTTTCGACCTTTTCATTGGCGGTAGAGAGATCTGATTTTACCTTGGCGTTTTCGTCGCGAACGGTTGCGACCTCGGCCTGGGTGACACCGATCTGGCGGGTCAGGGCCAGCGCGTGGCGCCCGAGTTTGCGGTTGGCTGCCGAAAGCTCCGCCTGCTTTAACTCAAGCAGGCGCTCCGCCGCGAGACGCGCACGTCGTTCTTCCGTTAATTTGTCAGCAAGGTTCATCCCTGCGAACTCCACATAAAAACCAACACAAACAGCTTGCCCCAGCTTGGGGGGCAGAGATTAAATTGAGATTAGCTCATCTGTTACGGTGCGATACCTTGCTATGGCGTTAACCCCGTGCCAGCCTCAACGCAGTTTTGGAGGGTTCCCCAGTGCGTGTGCTTATTTCATTTGTTGTACTTCTCTGTGGCTTTGCATTTCAACCCCTAGTTGTTTCAGCAGAGTCCATTCTTCCCGATATCCGGTATATTGTTCGCCGCGATACCGATCATTTTGGTGCTGATCTTGGCCCGCTGTTCGATACCGACATGCGCAGTTGCGCACGGGCCTGTTCGGCGCAGTCGGATTGCGTTGGCTTTGCCTTCAACAGCCGGTCTAACGCCTGTTTTCCAAAATCGGCAATGGATCAGCCATCGCCCTATGAAGGCGCATTTTCAGCTCTGAAACTGGATGCCAGCGCTAGACTGCAGCAGGGCGCTGATCAACGCGCCGCACAGTTGCAGGGACTGCAAGAGGCAGATCTGACAGCCGCTGTCAAACAGGCGGAAAACCTTGGGCTGCGCTTTCCCACCGGTGAAGCCAGTGTCGGGGATCTGACCGCAGCGGCCCAGAATAGCACACCCACTGCGGCTCTGCGCTGGTTGGCGGAGGCGGTTGTCTTGAGCGACCGAGCTGATCTTTGGTTGGACTATGCCCGCGCCCTGCTGCGTCAGGAGGCCAATGGTTTGGCGCAGCGGCGGTATCACGAAGAGGCCCTCGCCGCCGCCCTTAACAGCTATGTGCGCAGCCCGGCGGCGGAGGGGCAAGCGGATGCGCTTGTTACGGCCGCAGGCGCGCTGGAACAATTGGGCCGGGGGCGGGCTTCGCTGACCCTGTTACGGTTGGCTGCTGACCGTGCAAATACTCCGAAGATTGTACAGCGGCTGGACCGTGCAATTGACAAATACGGATTTCGGATCACCGGGAGCCGGGTTGAGAGCGACAGCGATGCGCCACGTATTTGTGTCGAATTTTCAGAAGATTTGTCCCGCACCGGGGTCGAGTACAGCGATTTCGTGAAACTTGCCGACCCGAGACTGGTGGCTGAGTCGGCCGGGCGCGAACTGTGCGTGGAGGGGGTCGAACATGGGTCTCGTTATCGCCTGACGTTGCGCCGTGGACTGCCTGCGGGAAATGATGAGACATTGGCCAAGGATGTTACCTTGACCCACTATATTCGCGACCGCAGCCCCAGCGTTCGCTTTTCGGGCCGGTCCTATGTTCTGCCCAAAGGTGATGAGGTGGCAGTGCCGGTAGAGACGGTGAATGCCACGACACTGGATCTGCGGCTGCGTCGGGTCAGTGATCGCAACCTGCTGCGCACCTTGCAGGAAGACTACTTTGCACGCCCGCTGTCACAATGGCAGGACGAGCAGTTCGCCACTGATATCGCAGAGGAGATCTGGACCGGCACCGCCGAGGTGTCACAGGATCTGAACCAGACAGTTACCACCCGGCTGCCGCTGCAAAAGGCGTTGGCGGATCAACCGGTTGGTGTCTACGCGCTCAGCGCACAGGTGCCAGGGGCAGATCCCTATGACAATCCGGCGGCCACGCAGTGGTTTGTCCTGACCAATCTGGGCCTGAGCACGATGATGGGCAGCGATGGGTTGCATGTGCAGGTGCAGGGATTGTCGGATGCGCAGCCACGCGAGGGTGTGAAGGTTCAGCTGATTTCCAATGCCAATGCGGTGCTGGGGGCGGCGATCAGTGACGCTGATGGCTATGCCCGGTTCGACGCTGGTTTGACCCGAGGCCAGGGGGCTGCGGCTCCGGCTGTTGTGATGGCACAGACCGGCGCGAGCGATCCAGGCGCCGACGATTTTGCGTTTCTGTCGCTGCGGGATGCCGCGTTTGATCTGTCGGATCGAGGAGTCGAGGGCCGACAGGCTCCGGGGCCGATTGACGTTTTCCTGACAACGGATCGTGGCGCTTACCGTGTCGGAGAGGTGATCCACGCCACCGCGCTTGCCCGTGATCCTGCGGCGCAGGCATTGCCGGGTGTGCCGCTGATCGCAGTGCTGACCCGGCCTGATGGTGTGGAATATGCCCGGCTCGTGTCTGAACAAGACGCAGTTGGCGGTCACGTCTTTTCCCTGCCCATCAGTGGCACGGCCCCCCGTGGCACATGGCGGTTGTCGATCCTGTCAGATCCGAAAGCGCCGGCCTTGGCAAGCCAGCAGATCCTGGTTGAAGATTTCCTGCCGGAGCGAATTGATTTCACACAGGCCTTGGCAAGTGGCTCGGTGCCGCAGCTGCGCCCCGGTGCCAGCGGCCTGCTCCAGATTGCAGCCCGGTATCTGTTTGGGGCTCCCGGTCGCGATCTGAGCATCGAAGGCGAGGTCACCCTGCGCCCGGCGGGGCAGATTGCCGGTTGGGAGGGCTACCGATTTGGTCGCCATGATGAGACTGTTGCGCCGCAGAGCCGTTCCTTCGGCGGTATACGCACCGATGACGCTGGCAAAGGCGAGATCTCGGTCCTGTTGCCGGACATTGACGCGCTGGGACAGCCGCTGGTGGCTGACATCACCACCCGCCTCGCCGATGGGGCCGCTCGCCCGGTGGAGCGACAAATTTCGGTGCCTTTGCTGCCGGATGGAGCAATGATCGGGATCAAGCCGCTGTTTGAGGATGTCGTGGCTGAAGGTGATGATGCGCGGTTCTCGGTGATTGCGCTGGCACCCGATGGCGCACAGCAGGAAATGCCGATCAGGTGGACATTGAACCGGGTGGAAACCCGCTATCAATGGTATCAGCTCTACGGCAACTGGAACTGGGAACCGACAACCCGCCGTAGCCGTATTGCCACCGGCGAGGCGGTGCTGAACGCACAGGCGCCGCTAATGTTGGAACACCCTGTGCAATGGGGGCAGTACGAACTGGTGGTAGAACATCAGGGCACGCCTTATGCGGCGGCCTCGACCGATTTCTATGCAGGCTGGTATGTGCCTGATGCGGGTGCAGATACGCCGGACCAGTTGGATGTTTTTCTCGATCGCGACAGTTATCAGCCGGGCGATACGGCGCGGCTGCGACTGGTGTCGCGGGCGGCAGGGACGGCGCTGGTGTCGGTTATGTCGAACCAACTGATTGACCGGCAAATGGTCGAGGTGTCCGCAGGAGAAACCATTATCCCGTTGAGCGTTAGTGCCGATTGGGGCAGCGGTGCTTATGTCTCTGCCATGGTGGTGCAGCCGCTGACGGGTAAGGCGGATCAGACACCAGCCCGCGCGCTTGGGCTGGCGCACGCCACCGTTACCCGACCGGGGCAAGAGCTGGAGGTGAGGCTGACTGTCCCTGAGGTGGCCCGCCCGCGTGCAACGCAGCTGGCTAAGATTATGGTGACCGGTGCCGCCCCCGGTGAGGATGTCTGGCTGACGCTGGCCGCTGTTGATCTGGGGATTATAAACCTAACCGGCTTTCAAAGCCCGGATCCGTCAGCACATTATTACGGTCAACGGCGTCTGGGGATGGAGCTGCGGGATCTCTATGGTCGGTTGATCGAGACAGGCAACGGGGCGCTTGGCCGGGTTCGTTCGGGTGGGGACGCGGGGGCCGGGATGCGGTTGCAATCGCCACCACCGACGCAGGATCTGATGGCGGTGTTTTCCGGGCCGGTAAAGATTGGCTCCGACGGGCAGGCTGAATTGCCCATCGCAGTGCCGCCTATTAATGGCACGGTACGTCTGATGGCGGTTGCCTGGTCGCAGAGCGCGGTTGGACAGGCCGAGCAAGATATGCTGGTGCGCGATCCCGTGGTGGTCAGCGCTAATGTGCCGCGTTTTCTGGCTCCGGGGGATACCAGCCGTGTGCAAATTGACATCACACATGCCGATGGTCCTGCCGGGCAGGTTGCCCTGTCTGCGCGGGTGCTGGGAGCGGGCCTGAACCTTGGGCAGTTGCCACAATCTGTGGAACTAACGGAGCAGGGTCGTCAGAGCCTGATCCTGCCGGTTGAGGCGCTGACCGTCGGTGATCCTGAGATCGAGCTGACGTTGACCACGGCAGCAGGCGAGACGCTGGTACAGAGCCTGCGCCTGCCGGTGCGGGCCAATGATCCGATGGTTGCCACCACCCGGCGCTTTACGCTGGCGGCGGGAGACAGTTTTTTGTTCTCTTCTGATGTCTTTACAGGGCTGAACCCGGGGAGCGCCCGTGCGGTCATGTCCGCAGGTCCACTGGCGCGGTTTGACGTTCCTGGGCTGCTGAACAGTCTGGACCTTTATCCCTATGGCTGCACCGAACAGGTGACGTCGCGCGCCTTGCCATTGCTATATCTGTCATCTGTGGCACAGGCGGCTGGGCTCGGCGATGGACCGCGTGTTGCGGCCAAGATCGACAGCGCCATTCAGCAGGTTCTGACACGACAGGCGAGCAATGGCGGCTTTGGTCTGTGGCGGGCCGAGAGCGGCGATTTCTGGCTGGATGCCTATGCCAGTGATTTCCTGAGCCGCGCACGCGCACAGGGCTACACGGTTCCGGATGTCCGGTTCCGTCAGGCGTTGGACA
This window encodes:
- a CDS encoding acyl-CoA thioesterase; this translates as MFPIVRLIKDLLVARRMPPLDLTETHVSRHICWPWDLDIWMELNNGRAMTLYDLGRTMLAQRVGLIGALRSRRWGMTVAGTTVRFRRRIRGFERFEMRSRAVAWDDRFIYLEQSMWKSNGDCASHVMLRTAITDAKGIVSPQEVLKTIGRTDSAAPQMPDWIKAWCEADAGRPWPPMMPTETVAPDASAAQDTLA
- a CDS encoding YggT family protein, coding for MLSLFQILMLILDIVWFFIIAHVIMSWLINFQVLNLNQQFVSQVWYGLNRLLEPLYAPVRRILPNMQGLDLAPLVVLIAVYALRIILANNIAMFY
- the recQ gene encoding DNA helicase RecQ, translating into MTAPSGATSPAASATGATPLLREIFGFDGFRPGQEEIVDAVTAGENVLAIMPTGGGKSLCFQLPALLREGITVVISPLIALMRDQVRALQEVGVTAGALTSGNTDEETEAVWQSIEEGRLKLLYMAPERLASGAAMGMLRRIGVSLIAVDEAHCVSQWGHDFRPDYLRIGELRRALDVPLAAFTATADQETREEIVEKLFDGEAPRSFLRGFDRPNIHLAFATKDSPRRQILEFAAARKGQSGIVYCGTRAKTEALAAGLREAGHAACYYHGGMDAEDRRGVETRFAREDGLIVVATVAFGMGIDKPDIRWVAHADLPKSIEAYYQEIGRGGRDGAPAETLTLFGPEDIRLRRSQIDEGLAPAERRGADHARLNALLGLAEALKCRRQTLLAYFGEAAEPCGNCDLCDQPVDVFDGTTAVRKALSAILRTNETYGSGHLIDILVGNITDRVRDKRHDDLSVFACGKEYGKRQWQAVFRQMMGHDLVRPDPERHGALRMTEAALPVLRGEQDIALRRDTISSAKRSPAVKALVSDEDAPLLSALKAKRRALAEAQKVPAYVIFPDRTLIEMAETRPSSLDQMARIGGVGAKKLERYGSAFLSVITGESEALHPMRRKLAGRYAGSLYDALLETQTQLARGSDGTEKPLSCSAAQLAKLAQMRPQDEMAITRLLGERRAERFAAAFLDVLRGAG
- the yaaA gene encoding peroxide stress protein YaaA, whose amino-acid sequence is MLVVTSPAKKLDWSERDVEMTWPAMHDAATELASVARDLSVADLMKLMHISEDLARLNHERFQNFAADPGSDDIRPAALAFAGDTYQGLEAGSLDADEMSWAQDHFRILSGLYGSLRPLDAMQAYRLEMGSRLKTPRGKSLYEFWGREISDALNAQADVVDAKVLVNCASQEYFGAVDQTALKLRVVTPVFMEDKNGTPKVVSFYAKRARGAMTRYIIQNRLNDPAALEMFDSGGYHHMPELSKPDQPVFLRAG
- a CDS encoding response regulator — its product is MNLADKLTEERRARLAAERLLELKQAELSAANRKLGRHALALTRQIGVTQAEVATVRDENAKVKSDLSTANEKVERAERRLWHSIQAFQDGFAFFDADSKLIGANTAYLNLFDGLDEITPGVSYVRMLQVLTDEGLVNTEEQDPDHWRAQMADRWLSPSPEPVVVRMWDDRYLRLLDQRGHGGDMVSLALDITSTVQYEEELQAARERAEAANRAKSAFLANMSHEIRTPMNGVVGMAELLSDTNLSEEQQLYANTIKNSGEALLVIINDVLDYSKIEAQKLELHTQPFDLERSVHEVLMLLQPTARDKGLTLLLDYDLFLPTSFVGDPGRIRQVLTNLVGNAVKFTSSGHVALQITGISNADTKICSIHVTIEDTGIGIPEDKAQDIFGEFNQVEDERNRQFEGTGLGLAISKRLIELMGGEIWVESQEGKGSCFGFRVELPVAQGAATSIPALPKGLCQVVVIDSQSVMRDVLSKQLATLGLEVTVFDSGAAAIAGMPGDVDLVVCDEKLPDQEGVQLAKKLRSGPFAKVPILMLSNDPTAPRNSDVQSVTDSVLLKPIQRDELFQRLMDLPIGGAVSSPPMPAEPQTPEPAQTATATITAVSLPPVTTVPVQRLMRVLAAEDNRTNQLVFRKMVKDLNIDLQFANNGIEAVESYQSFQPDLIFMDISMPLMDGKEATQKIRALEHGTGTYVPIVALTAHAMTGDSEGILAAGLDHYLTKPLRKALILERLHAYLPAEAAPLVPEDLNQTGAA
- a CDS encoding alpha-2-macroglobulin family protein, encoding MRSCARACSAQSDCVGFAFNSRSNACFPKSAMDQPSPYEGAFSALKLDASARLQQGADQRAAQLQGLQEADLTAAVKQAENLGLRFPTGEASVGDLTAAAQNSTPTAALRWLAEAVVLSDRADLWLDYARALLRQEANGLAQRRYHEEALAAALNSYVRSPAAEGQADALVTAAGALEQLGRGRASLTLLRLAADRANTPKIVQRLDRAIDKYGFRITGSRVESDSDAPRICVEFSEDLSRTGVEYSDFVKLADPRLVAESAGRELCVEGVEHGSRYRLTLRRGLPAGNDETLAKDVTLTHYIRDRSPSVRFSGRSYVLPKGDEVAVPVETVNATTLDLRLRRVSDRNLLRTLQEDYFARPLSQWQDEQFATDIAEEIWTGTAEVSQDLNQTVTTRLPLQKALADQPVGVYALSAQVPGADPYDNPAATQWFVLTNLGLSTMMGSDGLHVQVQGLSDAQPREGVKVQLISNANAVLGAAISDADGYARFDAGLTRGQGAAAPAVVMAQTGASDPGADDFAFLSLRDAAFDLSDRGVEGRQAPGPIDVFLTTDRGAYRVGEVIHATALARDPAAQALPGVPLIAVLTRPDGVEYARLVSEQDAVGGHVFSLPISGTAPRGTWRLSILSDPKAPALASQQILVEDFLPERIDFTQALASGSVPQLRPGASGLLQIAARYLFGAPGRDLSIEGEVTLRPAGQIAGWEGYRFGRHDETVAPQSRSFGGIRTDDAGKGEISVLLPDIDALGQPLVADITTRLADGAARPVERQISVPLLPDGAMIGIKPLFEDVVAEGDDARFSVIALAPDGAQQEMPIRWTLNRVETRYQWYQLYGNWNWEPTTRRSRIATGEAVLNAQAPLMLEHPVQWGQYELVVEHQGTPYAAASTDFYAGWYVPDAGADTPDQLDVFLDRDSYQPGDTARLRLVSRAAGTALVSVMSNQLIDRQMVEVSAGETIIPLSVSADWGSGAYVSAMVVQPLTGKADQTPARALGLAHATVTRPGQELEVRLTVPEVARPRATQLAKIMVTGAAPGEDVWLTLAAVDLGIINLTGFQSPDPSAHYYGQRRLGMELRDLYGRLIETGNGALGRVRSGGDAGAGMRLQSPPPTQDLMAVFSGPVKIGSDGQAELPIAVPPINGTVRLMAVAWSQSAVGQAEQDMLVRDPVVVSANVPRFLAPGDTSRVQIDITHADGPAGQVALSARVLGAGLNLGQLPQSVELTEQGRQSLILPVEALTVGDPEIELTLTTAAGETLVQSLRLPVRANDPMVATTRRFTLAAGDSFLFSSDVFTGLNPGSARAVMSAGPLARFDVPGLLNSLDLYPYGCTEQVTSRALPLLYLSSVAQAAGLGDGPRVAAKIDSAIQQVLTRQASNGGFGLWRAESGDFWLDAYASDFLSRARAQGYTVPDVRFRQALDNLRNRVNYAPDFDSGGEDIAYALLVLAREGEAAMGDLRYYADVKAEDFATPLAVAQIGAALAAYGDQRRADQLFTRAGVMVQQADPNPTLWRADYGSLRRDQAGVLALASEARSEAVDSRQLSARLAGDGRALSTQESAWTLMAAHALVGRAEESGLLINGQPSEGPVVEVLEGDQDSAPLALTAASGRQVDITLTTLGVPLVAAPAGGTGYSIERSYYSMEGTVLPSDQFAVGDRFVTVLRVKPFEPNGARLMINDPLPAGIEIDNPNLLRSGDLRGLDWLSLSEARHTEFRSDRFLAAVDLRRRDDEETGGAITLAYVARAVTPGLFHRPAASVEDMYRPDYRARTATGRVQVR